The DNA region CCGCGATGGTCCGCAGCGTCGTCGACCGGCCGGACCGTGGACCCCCCGCGATCATCAAGTGCTCGCCGTCCGCAAGATCGAGGGCGAGCGCCGCGCGGGCCTGCTCGGCGGGCAGGTCCGTGAGGCCGAACGCCACGGGCGCCACCGGGTCGCCACCCGCGGGCCGAGGCGGGGCGGGTACCTCGTGGGCCAGGATCTGGGTGGGGATCGGCGGCAGCCACGGGCTCCGCGGCGTGGCGCAGCCGAGCTGCCGTGCCCCCGCGCCGATCGCGTCCACGAGCACGGCCAGGTCGGTGACCATCGTGCCGTCGTCGCCGTCGTCCTGGGCCATGCGCGGCGGCGGATGCCCGTACGCCACCCAGCTCAGGGGGTTCACCGAGACCTGGGGGGCCATGTCGAGGCCGGGCCTGCGGCCACCGATGCGTGCGGACTGGACGCCGACGAGGGACTGCGCGCCGGACCGGACGTAGCAACGGCCCGGCGTCGCCTTGGAGATGCTGCCCGAGTCGGGGGCGTCGATGACGTCCCGTGACTCCTCGCCGTTGGTGACCCGGAGTGCGATCCGAAGGTTCGTGTTGGCCCGGATGTCGGCACTGACGACGCCCGCCGGACGCTGGGTGGCGAGCATGAGGTGCACCCCGAGGGAGCGGCCTCGCCGGGCGATGTCGACCAGGCCCGCGATGAAGTCGGGCAACTCCGCGACCAGCGAGGCGAACTCGTCGATGATGATGACGAGGCGCGGCATGGGCTCCAGCTGGGGCCGCAGCCTGCGGGCGTCGTTGTAGTCCTCGATGTCCTTGGTCTCGGCTTCGAACAGAATCTCCTCGCGGCGCCTCAGCTCCGCGGCGAGCGAAGCGAGCGCGCGCTCCGTGAGGTGCGCGTCGAGGTCGCTCACCATGCCGACGGTGTGGGGCAGTCGCGCGCAGTCCTGAAAGGCGCTGCCGCCCTTGTAGTCGATGAGGACGTAGTTGAGAGCGTCCGGAGTATTGCCGACGGCGAGCGCGGCGATGATCGTCTGCAGCAGCTCCGACTTACCGGCACCCGTGGTGCCCGCGATCAGGGCATGGGGGCCGTCCCGCCGGATGTCCAGGACGAACGGGCCGTCCGCGGCGAGGCCGATCGGAACCGCCGTCGTCGCCCCGCCCCGCTGCCAGATGGCGGCGATGTCCGCGCCGGTCGGGTTCGGCATCTCCAGGAGGCTCAACAGCCGTGCGGCCGTGGGCAACGCGCTGTCGGCATCGTCCCGGCTCACGTCACGCACCGGCGCCATCGCGCGGGCGGCCCGTTCGCACCACTCCACCGAGACCTGGTCCGCCAGGACCTCCCCCGCCGCCTCGTAGCCGTACCCGCGCAAGTGGACGCGGGTCGGGGACTCCGGTGTCCAGCACACGGCGGTGCGGCACTCCTCCGGAAGCAGCCGCTCGTCCTCGTCCACGCACAGCGCGAAGATGCCGACGGCCGGGCCCTCCTGCAGGAGCTGGGGCACGCCGGGCACCCGGCGCAGCAGCCGGGCACCGTCGAGGACGAGCAACACCTGGGCATCGGGGCGGAGCACGTTCAGGCCGCCGTGCTCCTTCGCGGCTTCCTGACGACGGGTGAGCTCGGTGAGCAGTTCGGTGACCCGGCGCGAGATGGTTTCGGCGTCGGTGCCCACCAGGGCGATGCAGTTCTGCCCCAACTGGGGGCTGGTGTGCGGAAGCCACTGCGCCCAGCTCCACTGCTCCGCCGCGTCCTGCGCCGAGGACAGCACCACCAGGGAGAGGTCACGGGGGCTGTGCAGGACCGCTGCCTGCGCGGCCATCCACCGTGTGGTGGACACCGCGCGCGGGCGGTCGCCGGCTATGCCGACCACGCCGAGTTCGGCGAAGGGCAGGGTGAGGGGCACGTTCGTCACCACGGGAGGCTGCGGCTCTTCCGCGTCGGCGGAGGCCGTGCGGTGGTTGACCAGTTCGATCTCTGCGGGGAGGTCGCTGAACCCCACCCTGAGGTGCATCGCGTCGGGGTCGGTGATGCGCCGTTCCCACAGGCGGCGCCGCGGCCCGGTGGCGAACAGGAGCAGCTGGCCGGGGTCCGGATAGGCCTCCCGCCGACGGCGCTGGTCGAGTTCGCCGAGCCGCTCGACCTCCTCCTCGTGCTTGGCCTTCGCCTCCTTGTACTCCTTCATGGCGGCCCGGTACTTCTTCTTCCCGTGGCGCCGGTCGCTGAGCCACTGGCCGAACATCATGAGGGGCGACAGGAGGCAGAAGAGCAGCATGTAGATCGTCTTCGTGACGAAGTACATGCCGACGCCGAAGAACAGCGGCAGGATGGCCGCGATGAGCTGGAACCGCTGCGCTTCGTCCTTGACCGGCGGCGCGGGGACGATCAGCCGCGGGTTCGGCCGAGGGGAGGTCAGCCGGGGCGGACGGTTGTAGGCGAGGCCGCCCTCGCCCGCGGGTGAGAGGTGCGCGTCGGGCGGCCCTACCTCGGAGAGGCTGAACAGCGACTCGCCGGACTTCAGGAGCATGCCCGGCTGCCACGCCTGCGGGCCGGACACCGGCTGATCGTCCATGGTCAGCAGGGCGCCGTCGCCCGGGACGACCGTCACCCGGCCCTGGACGTCGACGGTCACCTTCGCGGCCACGGGCGCCAGATACGGGTCCTGCACCGGGAGAGTGGCGGTGGGAAGCGACCCGATGGTGCCGACGCCCGCGGCGAGCCGGGCCACACGGCCGGCGCCCGCGCCGCCGCTGACGGTGACCTCGTAGCGGCCGACGGGCTCGCCCCTGACCATGAAGGGACCGATGGCCTCGTCGGTGGTGAGGCGCGCGCCGTCCCGCAGCTCGCCGATGACCGGCGCTTCGGGGGCGCAGTACCTGCCGTCCACCCAGAGCCCGGTGCCGGCCGCGGCGGCCGCCGGAGGCGCGGGGGTGCGGCCCGTGATCGGTACGACTTCGGGGACGGTGAAGACCGGGAAGCCCTCCCGGCGCCCCCGGAGCCGGTCGAGGGCCGCGGCCACTTCGGCGGCGGTGGTGCCGTCGTCGACGCTGAGCATCACTTCCTGTGGCGCCGCTCCTTCCTGGACTACGGTCGCCCGCACTCGCATCGGTACGTGCCCCTCCCGTTCAGCGCTTACTGAGTTGACCTGCATCGACCCGCTGCGGGCAGCGGGGTTTCCCTGTTCCTACGGGATGTCCGGCAGCGTCTCCACGGGGACGCCGGGGGCGAACGCGCCCACCGCCTCCGCGAGTCGATGCGGGTCCAGCGTCCACACCGCGATGGCCCTGCTCGCCAGGAACAGCTCATGGGAAACGTGTGGCGCCAGCTTCGTGGTCTGCTCGCGGCTCAACCGCGCGTTGGGTCCAGGAAGAACCGATGTGCCCGGCTTGCAGCGAACACCCACATATCGCATGGGATCAGCGCCTACGACCTTGTGGCTCCACAGAACGACCGACTCGATTTCCGACCAGGGCACGAACGCCTTGTGACGCTCGTACTTCGCAGGAGCACCGCCCAGGGTCACTCCTCGCTCATCGACGCGGAGCGCGACAAGTCGCCTTTTCCACGCACCGCTCAGGATTTGGATCGGCGTCCAGACATAGAGGGCTTCGTACACCGCGGAGTGGTCTGAAGACATGCGCGGATCGTATTCCGTCCCTCGATTCGCCATAACCCACCCCCTACCGGTTCGCAGTCATGAACACACTAACGTCCGGCCGCGCGGGCAGAAGAGCGTCCGGGAGCCGCCGCGGGCCCTCACCCGACCTTCTTCAGCCGCGCCGCCGGATCCCCCGCCTTCGGGTCCTCGGAGGTGTACTGCAGCTCGGAGGACCCGACCGGTCGCAGCCGCACCGTGTGGGTGGCCTGGGAGCACTGGCTCGGGTTGGACTTGTCGCCGACGCCGGTGGCGACGAGTTCCTTGGCCGAGGCCGACTTCAGGGTCAGGTTGTCCACGCACGTGTCGCCGATGAGGTCCGTCTGCGTCACCGCGCCGATGCGGTCCCCCGCCTTCGGCACCTGGCGCACGGTCACGTCGAACGTGCCGAGCGGTACGAGGCCGTCGCGCGCCGATGCCTTCCCGCGCCACTTGCCGAGGTAGCGCGCGGGCACAGCGCCTTCGAGCGCCGAGTCCCCCGCGCCGCCCGTCGCGCTCGGCTGCTTCCCCGCCGAGTCCTTGGCGCCGCCGTCGCCCCCCGGCAGCAGGTTGAACACGAACACCGACCCCACCGTGACCGCCGCGAGCGCCCCGGCCACCGCGAGCGCGACCGTGCAACTCACCCTGCGCCCCCGGCCGTCGGGCCGTGCGGGCGCCGAGGTCGCCGCCACGGAGAGCGAGAGCCCGCCGGAGGGCGGTGCGTCGGCCGGCCCCGCCTCGGACGCCGCGGGCGTCCCTCCGCCGTGCGGCGCGGGCGCGCTCCTCTCGTCGTGCGCGGCCGACGGCGCCGGGAAGCCCTGCGGGGCCGACTGGGCCGCCCGTGCTGACGGCATCGGTGGTGCCTGCGACGTCAGCGGTGCCGACTGCGCCGAGAGGCCCCCTTGCCCGTACGAAGCATCCGGCGGCCCGAACACCCCGGCCACAGCCCCGGTCCCGACGCCAGCCCCAGCCCCGGCCCCGGCCCCCGAGCCCGCGCTCTCCGCCGTGAACGGCACCGGCCCCGACAGCGGCACCGGCGCGGCGCCCGGCCCGGTCCCGGTGCCCGCGTCGCCTCGGTGATCCACCTCCAGGTCGAGCAGGCGCACCGCGCTCCGGCTCACCCGTTCCACCACGGCTCCGGGCAGCCAGCCCGCCGCCACCAGCGGTGCCGCGCCCTCGGGGGCGAGGCGGCGGGCCAGGTCGGCGGGGGCGGGGCGGGCGGCGGGGTCCTTGGCGAGGCAGGCCGCCACCAGGTCGTGGAAGTCGCCGGTGAGGGCGCCGAGTTCGGGCTCCTCGTGGACGACCTTGTAGAGCAGCGCGGCGGAGGAGTCGCCGGGGAAAGGGGTGCCCGCGGTCGCCGCGTACACGAGGACCGCGCCCAGGGAGAAGACGTCGGCAGCGCCGCTGACGCCCTTGCCGAGGATCTGCTCCGGGGACATGTAGCCGGGCGAGCCGAGGGAGACGCCCGTGGACGTGAGGGACGCGGTGCCGTCGGTGGCGCGGGCGATGCCGAAATCGATGAGGCGGGGCCCGTCCATGGTGAGCAGGACGTTCGAGGGCTTCACGTCGCGGTGGACCAGGTCGAGGCCGTGGACGTGTGCGAGGGCCTCGGCCAGGCCCGCGCCGAGGACCCGGACGGAGTGCTCGGGCAGCGCGCCGCCGTCCCGCACGGCCTCGGTCAGGGAAGGACCGGCCGCGTACGCCGTCGCCACCCAGGGCACCGGCGCCTCCGGGTCGGCGTCGAGGACGGGGGCGGTCCAGTCGCCGCCGACCCGCCGCGCCGCGTCGACCTCGCGCCGGAAGCGGGCGCGGAACTCCTCGTCGAGGGCGAAGTGCGGGTGCACGACCTTCACGGCGACGGTGCGGCCACCGGCGCTGCGGCCCAGGTAGACACGTCCCATGCCGCCGGCGCCGAGGCGTCCGAGCAGCCGGTAGGGGCCGATGACGGCGGGTTCGTCCGCTTCGAGCGGGTGCACGGCGAAGGCCTCCCCCAGACGCGCTGATCGCATGCCCACATGGCGCCCGCCGGTCCGTGCCCCCGGCCGTCCGCCGGTGTCCGCCGCGTGCCCGTGTCGACGGCCAGCGTAATGCGGTGGGGCACACGGGCGCGCGGACGGGAACGCTCCGCACCCCGGCGCCATCTATCCATCCGTAAATGACCGTATTGCCCGTGTACGCCCACCTGGATTGCCCCGCTTCTCGACCTCTCCGACCTCCCCGTCCGCCTGACTCCTCGATCCCCTGGAGCGCCATGAACCGCCGCCCGGTCCGCCCCGCCATCCGTCCAGCCTCCCGTCCCGCCACCCGCCTCGCCGCCCTCACGGCCGCCGCCGCGATGGCAGCCGTGCCCCTCACCGGTTGCTCGTCCGACAAGCCCGAGCCGGTGAGGTTCGACGACCCGAAGGCGTCCGCGTCCGGGAGCACGGGAGCCGCCCAGCGGGCGAAGGCCGACGGCAGCCGCATGCCGACGGGGCCGCGGGCGGACTTCACCACGGAAAGCACGCTTGAGGACGGCACCAAGATCGGCGTGACGACCCTGCGCGGCAAGAAGTCGGGGTTCACCGGAAAGGTATGGGTCTGGGCGCCCAAGCAGTATTTCGACCCGAAGTACGCGCGCAGCGGCTTCCCGGTCCTCATCGCGCTGCCCGGCGGCCCCGGCTATCCCAATAACTATTGGATGGGCACGGACCTGAAGCTGGAGAGCTCCATCGCCAAGTGGTCACGGCAGGGAAAAAGCCTGCCGTTCGTCGTCGTGATGCCCGTTCTCAATCCCGATGACAAGTTCTATTACGACGGAAGTGACATACCGGGGCAGCCGCGAATGGGCACCTGGATGACGGAGGACGTACCGGATTTCGTGAAGGCGAATTTCCGCACCTTCGACTCGCGCGACGGCTGGGCCTTCATGGGTTCCTCCTCGGGCGGATTCGTGGGCCTCAAGTCGGTCCTCAAGCGCCCGGACCGGTTCCGGACGGTCATCGCGAGCGGGCCCGACACGGTGCCCGACTCACCCCTGTGGCGGGGCCACGAGGCCGAGCGGCTCGCCAACGACCCGGGGCGGCTCGCCCGGCGCCTGACCGCGCGCGGCGGCCCCGAGGTCGACATCGCCTTCCAGGTGGGGACGGCGGAATCCGGCCAGGCGAACCTGCGGGCGTTCATGAAGGAGTACGGAAAGGGCCCGGTCAAGACGCGTCTGAACGTCATCCAGGGCGGCGGCCACAACGCCCGCTCGTACGTGCCCGCGATGGCGGACGGGCCGATCCAGTGGATCAGCGAGCACATGAAAGGGCCCGTGCCGAGCGCGTGAGCCCCGTTCGGATCCCGGCGGGCGCACGCCGCAGGGCACGGGCCCGGCCACGGGTGAGGGCTGGGCACGGGCCGGCCACGGGTGGGGCTCTACGGCCTCAGCAGCTCCACCTTCACGTCCGCCGGGAACCCCGTCGAAGGGCCGACACGCCGGGCGAACTCCGCCACCCCCGCGAGCTGTGGCGCGCCGAAGCGGAAGTCCAGCGTCGTGAAGTACCGCTCGAGCACGCCCGCGTCGAAGGCCTCCCAGCGCGCCGCCTGCTCCGAGACCTTCGCGACCTCGTCCAGGGACAGGTCCCGGGACGAGAGGAACGCCTGGTGCACCTCCCGTACGACCTCCGGCTCGCGCGCCAGGTAGTCGCGCCGCGCCGCCCACACCGCGAAGACGAACGGCAGGCCCGTCCAGTCCTTCCACATCCGGCCCAGGTCATGGACCTCCAGGCCGAGCCGCGGGCCGTCGATGAGGTTCGCGCGCAGCGCCGCGTCGCCGATGAGGACGGCGGCGTCCGCCTCCTGCATCATCAGACCGAGGTCGGGCGGGCACGAGTAGTAGTCGGGCCGTACGCCGACCTTCTCCGCGAGCAGCAGCTGGGCGAGGCGCACGGACGTGCGCGAGGTCGAGCCGAGGGCGACCCGCGCCCCGTCCAGGCGGTCCAGGGGCACCTGCGACACGATCACGCAGGACATCACCGGGCCGTCGCATCCCACGGCCAGATCGGGGAAGGCGACGAGGTCGTCGGCGTTCTTCAGGAACTCGACGAGGGTCACCGGGGCGACGTCGAGATCCCCGCGCACCAGCTGCTCGCTGAGCTTCTCCGGGGTGTCCTTGGTGAGCTCGAAGTCGAGCAGAGTGCCGGTCCTGGCCAGGCCCCAGTACAGGGGCATGCAGTTCAGGAACTGGATGTGGCCGACGCGCGGCCTCGCGGTGCGGGCTGGGGCGGCCCCGTCCGAGGCCCCCCCGTCCGAGGTGTCAGCGGGAGAATTGTCCACATCGGTGAGGCTAGCCCCGTCGTGGCGCGGCGCTGTCGCCGGGGGCCCGGGCCGCCCCTCGTCAACCCTCCTTGAGATCACATCAAACCTCCGGGTGACGTGATCTTGATCCCTATTGCTTCCCGGTGCCTGCGTGCTAAGCTCACCGCAAGTTGCAGTTTGGTTTCCCTTGCAGTACAGAGCCTGCGGAGCATGTGACCCGCGGGCTCTCGTCGTTTTCAGACTTTTGCAGTTGTTTCAACAATCGCAGGTTCTGGAGCAGGGCAACCCTTTGGCCCAAGGAGGGCTTATGGCTACCGGAACCGTGAAGTGGTTCAACGCCGAAAAGGGCTTTGGTTTCATCGCCCAGGAAGGCGGAGGCCCCGACGTCTTCGTTCACTACTCCGCGATCAACGCCAGCGGTTTCCGCTCCCTCGAGGAGAACCAGGCCGTGACCTTCGACGTCACGCAGGGTCCGAAGGGCCCGCAGGCGGAGAACGTCACCCCCGCCTGATCGCGGTGGGTTGATCCGGAACGGAAGCAGTACCCAAGGAGCCCTGCGCCCCCACGTTCGTGGGGGCAGCGGGGCTCCTGCCTTTTTCTGGCGGGGGCGCCTTCTTCTGGCGGGGGCGCCTTGGTGGGCGTGGATCAGCGCTGCGCGCCTCGTCCTCAAACGCCGGACGGGCTCTCTCCCACCCACCTGCACATGCCCCCCGCCGGCCAGCTGCCCAGCACCTCAGCCCCGAAAGCGTTGCCCTCGTGCCAGCGCTGCGCGCCTCGCCCTCAAGCGCCGGACAGGCTCTCTCCCACCCACCTGCACATGCCCCCCCGCCGGCCAGCTGCCCAGCACCTCAGCCCCGAAAGCGTTGCCCTCGTGCCAGCGCTCCGCGCCTCGTTCTCAAGCGCCGGGCGGGCTTTCTCCCACCCACCTGCACTTGCCCCCGCCGGCCAGCTGCCCGGCACCTCAGCCCCGAAAGCGTTGCCCTCGTGTCGGCGCTGCGCGCCTCGTTCTCAAGCGCCGGGCGGGCTTTCTCCCACCCGCTCGCCCGAACCCTCACCCGGGCCCGCCCAGTAGCCCGGCACCTTCAGGTCCGAAGCGCCGCGCCCTGCCGACGCTCCACGGGCCCGCGCCACGGCCCCTTTCAGCCCGCACCCCGGGGCCCCGCGCGGCGGAGCCGCACAGTGACACAGCCGGAGAAGGGCGGGACCGGGGAGCCCCGCGAGGGCTACGTCGGGTACAGGGACTCGCGGGCGCGGGCCGCGGCCGTCGGGTCCCAGCCCTCGGTGGGTACGGAGGCCAGGAGGAGGCGGGTGTACGGGTCCTCGGGGGACGAGAGGACCCGGGGCGTCGGGCCCCGCTCGACCACCGTGCCCCCGCGCATCACCAGGACCTCCTCCGTCACGTGCCGCACCACCGCCAGGTCGTGGCTCACGAACACCAGCGCCACCCCCGTCTCCGCCCTGATCTCCGCCAGGAGCTGGAGGATCTGGGCCTGGATCGACACGTCCAGCGCCGCCACCGCCTCGTCCAGGACGAGGATCCTGGGGTCCACGGCCAGGGCCCGCGCGATGGCCAGGCGCTGACGCTGACCGCCCGACAGATCCCTCGGGCGGGCGTCCGCCTCCCTCGCGCCGAGGCCCACCCGGTCCAGGAGCTCCGGCGCCTTCGCCTCGCTCCTGCCGTGCAGGCGCAGGGCCGTGCGGAGGCACTGCGTCGCCGTCAGGCGGGGGTCCAGGGAGACGTAGGGGTCCTGGAAGACCATCTGGATCTCCCTCGCCCTGGCCAGGCGGGCCGCTCTGCCCCTCGGAGGGCGCGGAGGCCTCGCCCTGCCCGCCACCGTGATCGTGCCGTGGTCCGGGCGGACCAGGCCCACGAGCATTCTTGCCACGGTTGTCTTGCCCGAGCCGGACTCGCCCACGATGCCGAGGGCTCCGCCCGGCGGGACGGTGAAGGTCACGTCGGACGCGGCCCGGTGGGAGCCGCCGCCTGACAGGGGGTAGGTCTTGCTCAGGCCGTCCGCCTGGAGGAGGTCCGACTTCATGCGTGGCTCACCTTGTCCGTGTCGGCGCCGTGGGACGGGGCTGGGCCCAC from Streptomyces flavofungini includes:
- a CDS encoding FtsK/SpoIIIE domain-containing protein; this encodes MRVRATVVQEGAAPQEVMLSVDDGTTAAEVAAALDRLRGRREGFPVFTVPEVVPITGRTPAPPAAAAAGTGLWVDGRYCAPEAPVIGELRDGARLTTDEAIGPFMVRGEPVGRYEVTVSGGAGAGRVARLAAGVGTIGSLPTATLPVQDPYLAPVAAKVTVDVQGRVTVVPGDGALLTMDDQPVSGPQAWQPGMLLKSGESLFSLSEVGPPDAHLSPAGEGGLAYNRPPRLTSPRPNPRLIVPAPPVKDEAQRFQLIAAILPLFFGVGMYFVTKTIYMLLFCLLSPLMMFGQWLSDRRHGKKKYRAAMKEYKEAKAKHEEEVERLGELDQRRRREAYPDPGQLLLFATGPRRRLWERRITDPDAMHLRVGFSDLPAEIELVNHRTASADAEEPQPPVVTNVPLTLPFAELGVVGIAGDRPRAVSTTRWMAAQAAVLHSPRDLSLVVLSSAQDAAEQWSWAQWLPHTSPQLGQNCIALVGTDAETISRRVTELLTELTRRQEAAKEHGGLNVLRPDAQVLLVLDGARLLRRVPGVPQLLQEGPAVGIFALCVDEDERLLPEECRTAVCWTPESPTRVHLRGYGYEAAGEVLADQVSVEWCERAARAMAPVRDVSRDDADSALPTAARLLSLLEMPNPTGADIAAIWQRGGATTAVPIGLAADGPFVLDIRRDGPHALIAGTTGAGKSELLQTIIAALAVGNTPDALNYVLIDYKGGSAFQDCARLPHTVGMVSDLDAHLTERALASLAAELRRREEILFEAETKDIEDYNDARRLRPQLEPMPRLVIIIDEFASLVAELPDFIAGLVDIARRGRSLGVHLMLATQRPAGVVSADIRANTNLRIALRVTNGEESRDVIDAPDSGSISKATPGRCYVRSGAQSLVGVQSARIGGRRPGLDMAPQVSVNPLSWVAYGHPPPRMAQDDGDDGTMVTDLAVLVDAIGAGARQLGCATPRSPWLPPIPTQILAHEVPAPPRPAGGDPVAPVAFGLTDLPAEQARAALALDLADGEHLMIAGGPRSGRSTTLRTIAGTLAQHCDPSDVHIYGIDCGANALLPLANLPHCGAVVTRDQTSRVDRLLGRLLNEIARRQLLLAEKGQSSAAEQRADAEPGERLPWMVVLIDGWDAFRVAFENYDYGRLVESAKRLFREGAAVGVKVVLGTDRSGLMGEISSSFAERLVLRLADSADYSYAGISAKDIPKDVPPGRALKATDDGVQESQIALLAENPNGQAQVAALQEIARAAAERSARPNPSQRPIRVDVLPARIKASEAMALQPDFTAPSALWTLFAVGGDELQPLGMDLEEAGPGFVISGPPKSGRSSTLITAATSLLRRGTEVVLITPRRSPLRDLAAMPGVLGALDGESSSDDLEALTSSARGPYAIVVDDAELIYDTPLDEALEEALRRGMDGGLGLIAAGAVDTLSSQYRGFVVQARRSRNGLLLSPQGSADGEMFNIRLSSNSAAGGPTGRGLFVQGGEAVPAQAVLPD
- a CDS encoding protein kinase domain-containing protein encodes the protein MHPLEADEPAVIGPYRLLGRLGAGGMGRVYLGRSAGGRTVAVKVVHPHFALDEEFRARFRREVDAARRVGGDWTAPVLDADPEAPVPWVATAYAAGPSLTEAVRDGGALPEHSVRVLGAGLAEALAHVHGLDLVHRDVKPSNVLLTMDGPRLIDFGIARATDGTASLTSTGVSLGSPGYMSPEQILGKGVSGAADVFSLGAVLVYAATAGTPFPGDSSAALLYKVVHEEPELGALTGDFHDLVAACLAKDPAARPAPADLARRLAPEGAAPLVAAGWLPGAVVERVSRSAVRLLDLEVDHRGDAGTGTGPGAAPVPLSGPVPFTAESAGSGAGAGAGAGVGTGAVAGVFGPPDASYGQGGLSAQSAPLTSQAPPMPSARAAQSAPQGFPAPSAAHDERSAPAPHGGGTPAASEAGPADAPPSGGLSLSVAATSAPARPDGRGRRVSCTVALAVAGALAAVTVGSVFVFNLLPGGDGGAKDSAGKQPSATGGAGDSALEGAVPARYLGKWRGKASARDGLVPLGTFDVTVRQVPKAGDRIGAVTQTDLIGDTCVDNLTLKSASAKELVATGVGDKSNPSQCSQATHTVRLRPVGSSELQYTSEDPKAGDPAARLKKVG
- a CDS encoding alpha/beta hydrolase is translated as MNRRPVRPAIRPASRPATRLAALTAAAAMAAVPLTGCSSDKPEPVRFDDPKASASGSTGAAQRAKADGSRMPTGPRADFTTESTLEDGTKIGVTTLRGKKSGFTGKVWVWAPKQYFDPKYARSGFPVLIALPGGPGYPNNYWMGTDLKLESSIAKWSRQGKSLPFVVVMPVLNPDDKFYYDGSDIPGQPRMGTWMTEDVPDFVKANFRTFDSRDGWAFMGSSSGGFVGLKSVLKRPDRFRTVIASGPDTVPDSPLWRGHEAERLANDPGRLARRLTARGGPEVDIAFQVGTAESGQANLRAFMKEYGKGPVKTRLNVIQGGGHNARSYVPAMADGPIQWISEHMKGPVPSA
- a CDS encoding menaquinone biosynthetic enzyme MqnA/MqnD family protein; translated protein: MQFLNCMPLYWGLARTGTLLDFELTKDTPEKLSEQLVRGDLDVAPVTLVEFLKNADDLVAFPDLAVGCDGPVMSCVIVSQVPLDRLDGARVALGSTSRTSVRLAQLLLAEKVGVRPDYYSCPPDLGLMMQEADAAVLIGDAALRANLIDGPRLGLEVHDLGRMWKDWTGLPFVFAVWAARRDYLAREPEVVREVHQAFLSSRDLSLDEVAKVSEQAARWEAFDAGVLERYFTTLDFRFGAPQLAGVAEFARRVGPSTGFPADVKVELLRP
- a CDS encoding cold-shock protein; the encoded protein is MATGTVKWFNAEKGFGFIAQEGGGPDVFVHYSAINASGFRSLEENQAVTFDVTQGPKGPQAENVTPA
- a CDS encoding ABC transporter ATP-binding protein; translation: MKSDLLQADGLSKTYPLSGGGSHRAASDVTFTVPPGGALGIVGESGSGKTTVARMLVGLVRPDHGTITVAGRARPPRPPRGRAARLARAREIQMVFQDPYVSLDPRLTATQCLRTALRLHGRSEAKAPELLDRVGLGAREADARPRDLSGGQRQRLAIARALAVDPRILVLDEAVAALDVSIQAQILQLLAEIRAETGVALVFVSHDLAVVRHVTEEVLVMRGGTVVERGPTPRVLSSPEDPYTRLLLASVPTEGWDPTAAARARESLYPT